In Malus sylvestris chromosome 15, drMalSylv7.2, whole genome shotgun sequence, a single genomic region encodes these proteins:
- the LOC126604862 gene encoding 3-epi-6-deoxocathasterone 23-monooxygenase CYP90C1, whose translation MGWVLGCWVLVGILVGSLYWFNEQKKNQNKNERENQKGQVPKGKLGWPLIGETIDFIACGYTSRPVSFMEKRRSLYGKVFKTNILGTPIIVSTDAEVNKVVMQNHGNTFIPAYPKSITELMGKYSILQINGSLHKRVHGLIAGFLKSPQFKARITADIENSVKLNLSLWRDMQSPIYVQDETQKITFEVLVKVLMSIDPGEELNLLKREFEEFIKGLICIPIKLPGTRLYKSLKARERLLKMVGKILEVKKMAMENTNCTQITIPVKDAMDVLLREGGEQNNETHGLPLDFITGNIIEMMIPGEETVPMAMTLAVKFLSDSPVALDKLREENMEFKRQKNKFDSSENYAWTDYMSLPFTQNVISETLRMANIINAVWRKAQRDVEIKGYLIPKGWCVLASFTSVHMDEENYKSPYQFDPWRWEKLEAAVNYNTRFTPFGGGQRLCPGLELSRLELSVFLHHLVTNYRWVAEKDGIVHFPTVKMKRKLPITVTSIST comes from the exons TTGTAGGATCATTGTACTGGTTTAATGAGCAGAAGAAGAACCAGAACAAGAACGAGAGGGAAAATCAAAAGGGTCAAGTTCCAAAAGGGAAGTTAGGTTGGCCTTTGATAGGAGAAACCATTGACTTCATTGCTTGTGGCTACACCTCTCGACCTGTCAGCTTCATGGAAAAACGCAGATCTCT GTATGGAAAGGTGTTCAAGACAAACATATTGGGGACTCCTATCATAGTGTCTACGGATGCTGAGGTGAACAAGGTGGTAATGCAAAACCATGGAAATACCTTCATTCCTGCTTATCCGAAATCAATTACAGAACTGATGGGAAAATATTCAATTCTCCAAATAAATGGAAGCCTTCATAAGAGAGTGCATGGACTCATCGCTGGTTTTCTGAAATCACCACAGTTCAAAGCTCGAATCACCGCCGACATCGAAAACTCAGTCAAGCTCAACCTGTCTCTTTGGAGAGACATGCAGTCTCCCATTTACGTCCAAGATGAAACCCAAAAG ATTACATTTGAAGTTTTGGTTAAAGTATTAATGAGCATTGATCCCGGTGAAGAGTTAAACCTTCTGAAGAGAGAATTTGAAGAGTTCATCAAGGGTTTAATTTGCATACCTATCAAGCTCCCTGGAACTAGGCTGTATAAATCTCTCAAG GCTAGAGAGCGATTGTTGAAGATGGTGGGGAAAATTTTAGAGGTGAAAAAGATGGCAATGGAAAATACAAATTGTACCCAAATTACAATTCCAGTCAAAGACGCAATGGATGTGCTGTTACGTGAAGGTGGTGAACAAAACAACGAGACTCATGGCCTGCCGTTGGATTTCATCACCGGAAATATAATAGAGATGATGATCCCGGGAGAGGAGACTGTTCCCATGGCCATGACCCTAGCGGTCAAATTCCTAAGTGACAGCCCTGTGGCGTTAGACAAATTACGG GAGGAGAACATGGAATTCAAGAGGCAGAAGAACAAGTTTGATTCCTCGGAAAATTATGCATGGACTGATTACATGTCCTTGCCATTTACTCAAAAT gTGATAAGTGAGACTCTTAGAATGGCAAATATCATCAATGCTGTTTGGAGAAAAGCTCAAAGGGATGTTGAAATCAAAG gTTATCTGATACCAAAAGGATGGTGTGTCTTGGCATCTTTTACTTCTGTTCATATGGATGAAGAAAACTACAAAAGCCCATATCAGTTTGATCCATGGAGATGGGAG AAATTAGAAGCTGCTGTAAACTACAACACTAGATTTACACCATTTGGTGGAGGACAGAGGCTTTGCCCTGGTTTGGAGCTATCCAGGCTTGAATTATCAGTCTTTCTTCATCATCTTGTCACTAATTATAG ATGGGTAGCTGAGAAGGATGGCATTGTTCACTTTCCAACGGTCaagatgaagaggaagctgcCCATTACAGTCACATCCATAAGCACTTAG